The Gasterosteus aculeatus chromosome 17, fGasAcu3.hap1.1, whole genome shotgun sequence genome includes a window with the following:
- the sla2a gene encoding src-like-adapter 2, giving the protein MGTCPIRCRSKRTILENPSETDSQSSQDSVLVSLCNYSPFEHTEITMCIGERLDITSDDGDFMMVRSATTGVESYIPTDYTARLTHRWLFTGLSRIKAVELLMQPNNQSGAFLIRESETNKDGYSLSVLKRSNSSYLDCVKHYRIFQLHNGWIYISPGVTFPTVRHLVEHYSESVGGLCCRLTEPCFIHGVDAPREPRPVPSAIRRPTINWKDISRSVIFRKVRTESDHSFVSEGLREAISSYLQMTEGNDDSWDT; this is encoded by the exons ATGGGGACCTGCCCCATCAGATGCCGATCCAAGCGGACTATTCTAGAAAATCCATCTGAAACAGATTCACAAT cctctcaagaCAGCGTGCTCGTGTCGCTCTGCAACTACTCGCCCTTTGAGCACACAGAGATCACCATGTGCATTGGAGAACGACTCGACATCACATCAGA CGACGGGGATTTTATGATGGTGAGATCAGCGACCACGGGCGTCGAGAGCTACATCCCCACCGACTACACAGCCCGGCTAACCCACAG gTGGCTGTTCACAGGCCTCAGCAGGATCAAAGCAGTGGAGCTGCTCATGCAACCTAACAACCAAAGTGGCGCCTTCTTGATCCGGGAGTcagagacaaacaaag ATGGTTACTCGCTATCCGTCCTGAAGAGGAGCAACTCCTCATACCTGGACTGTGTCAAGCACTACCGCATCTTTCAGCTCCACAACGGCTGGATCTACATATCTCCGGGGGTCACCTTCCCCACCGTGCGTCACCTGGTGGAACACTATTCAG AGTCTGTAGGCGGATTGTGCTGCCGGCTGACGGAGCCTTGCTTCATCCACGGTGTAGATGCTCCCAGAGAGCCCAGGCCCGTACCTTCAGCTATCAGGAGGCCTACTATCAACTGGAAGGACATTAGCAG GTCAGTGATCTTCAGGAAGGTGAGAACAGAGTCGGACCACTCTTTCGTGAGCGAGGGACTGAGGGAAGCCATCTCCTCCTACCTGCAAATGACAGAGGGCAACGATGACAGCTGGGACActtga